The Mesorhizobium loti DNA segment CGATCCCCTCAGGACACGGCGCGCGCATTGGCGCGCTGCTCGGCGAAACGGTTGGTGGGGCGGGCAAGGCCAAAACGGTCGCGCAACGTGCCCGGCGCGTATTCGGTCGGAACCAGGCCGCGCCGCTGCAGTTCCGGCACCACCTGCTCGGCGAAATTCACCCAGTCCTCCGGCAGCAGCGGGAACATCAGGTTGAAGCCGTCGGCGGCACCCGCGACGAACCAGTCTTCCAGCTGGTCGGCGATCTGCTTCGGCGTGCCGGCAACCGTCGGCACCGAGCCGCTGTTGGCGAGCTTGCGGGCAATGTCGCGCAGGCTGAGATTCTGCTTCGACCATTGCTTGACGCGGTTGAGCGAGGTGCGGCCGCCATTGAAGGTGCTCTCGTCCGGCAGCGGCGGCAGCGGCCCATCCGGCGGGTAGGCCGAGAGGTCGATGCCGCTCCAGCTCGACAGAAGGTCGATGCCGACCTGGTCGGGAAGCAGGCTCTGCAGATACTCCTGCTTGTCGCGGCCTTCGGCTTCGGAGGCGGCGACGATGGGCAGGATGCCGGGCAGGATCTTGAAGCTTTCCGGCCGCCGGCCATGGCGGGCCAGCCGCTCGTTGATGTCCTGCCGATATTTGATGCCGTCTTCCCTGGTGCTGTAGATGGCGAAATGCGCATCGGCCTGGGCGGTGGCAAAATTCTTGCCGTCCTCGGACGAACCGGCCTGGACGATCAGCGGATGGCCCTGCGGCGGCCGCGACACGTTGAGCGGCCCGCGCACCTTGAAATGCTTGCCCTTGTGGTCGATCGGATGGACCTTGTCGGGATCGGCGAAATAGCCCGTCTCCTTGTCGATGAGGAGCGACTCGTCCTCCCAGCTGTCCCACAGCGCCTTGACGATATCGAGGAATTCGCCGGCCCGCTCATAACGGAAGGCGTGCTCGATGTTGCCGTCGCGGCCGAAATTGCGCGCCTCCTCATCCATCGCCGAGGTGACGACGTTCCATGACGCCCTGCCCTTGCTGATATGATCGAGCGAGGCGAACATGCGCGCGACATTGTAGGGCTCGCTGTAGGAGCTCGACGCCGTGGTGATCAGGCCGATATGTTTGGTCACACCGGCCAGCGCCGACAAAAGCGTCAGCGGCTCCAGGCGGGCATTGGCGTAGTGCGCGACGCCGCTCTTGACCGAATCCCAGATCGAGACGTGGTCGGCGACGAAGATAGTGTCGATCCGCGCCCGTTCGGCTGCCTGCACCAGCTCGCGATAGTAGTCGAAGTCGAGCACCTCGCGTCCCGGCGCGCGGGGATGGCGCCATGACATGCGGTGGTCGCCCTGCGGGTTGAAGAAGAACGCGCTGAGGATCATGTGCGACATCTGGATTCCCTTCCCTGCGGATGCGGAAAACCCCGGGCGCTGCGGCCTGTGGCCGTGCCCCGAAAATCTTCCAGTCAGCGAAAGTTAGATTGCGCTCGAGCTTAATTCGAGTAATTTTATAGAGATTGTTCCATGTGAAAGCGGAAGCGATTGCCCCTGATCGTGGCGCGCGCAGAAAGTGGTTTCCGGTCCCCCATGTCCTCAGTTCTAAACGTCGAGCACCTTTCCGTTTCCTACCGAGGAGCCAGGCACATCCACCGGGCCGTCGATGACATATCGCTGCGCATCGGCCAGGGCGAAGCGCTCGGGCTGGTCGGCGAGTCAGGGTCCGGCAAGAGCTCGGTGGCGCTGGCGGTGCTGCGCTACCTGCCCAAACACGCCCGGGTCGAAGCCGCGCAGCTGGCCTTCGAAAACCGCGAGATCCGCGACCTCTCCGCCGACCGACTGCGCCGGCTGCGCGGCGACCGCATCGCCGCCGTCTACCAGCATCCGGGCTCGGCGCTGAACCCGAGCATGACCATTGGCGGCCAGATCACCGAGACGATCCTGCGCCACCGCCCGATGCATCATGACGAGGCGCTTGGCCGTGCGGCCCAGCTGCTCGGCCGCGTGCGCGTCGCCAACCCCGAACGCGTGCTGCGGCTCTATCCGCATGAGCTCTCGGGCGGCATGCAGCAGCGCGCCAACATCGCGATTGCCATCGCCCTCGACCCGGTGCTGCTGGTGATGGACGAGCCGACCACGGCGCTCGACGCCAGCGTCCAGTCCGAGATCATCGCCATCCTCGACGATCTGCGCCGCCAGCACCGCACCTCGATCCTTTTGATCAGCCACGACATCAACCTGATCCGCCGCTCCTGCGACCGGGTCTCGGTGATGCAGGCCGGCTCGATTGTCGAGACCGGTGCCGCCGAAGAAGTTTTCGACAACCCGCGCCACGCCTACACACGGGCGCTGGTCGCCGCCATTCCCACCCTCAACCGCACAAAGCGCGACGGCAGGCTGGCCGAGGATGCCAGCCCCGTGGACCTGGTTTCCGACGTGCCGGCCGGGGAGCAAGCGGAAAGCACCCGGCCCGCGCTACGGCGCGAAGTCGCCGTCTCCTGCCGGGGCATAAAACAATCCTTCGGCGGCCAGCCGGTGCTGCACGGCATCGACCTCGACATCGCCAGCGGCGAGACTTTTGGGCTGATTGGTGAATCCGGTTCCGGCAAGTCGACGCTGGCCCGCATCGTCACCGGCCTGCAGCCGCCGACGGCGGGCAGCGTCGAACTGTTCGGCAAGACCGTGGCGCCGCTGGTCGAGCGGCGCCAGCCAAGCGAGCGGCGTGACGTGCAGATGGTGTTCCAGTCGCCCGACCGCACGCTCAACCCGCGCCAGCGCATCAGCCGCATCCTCGGCCGGCCGCTGCGGCGGCTGGCCGGCCTGCCGCGCCGCGCGGTGCCGCAGCGCGTCGGCGACCTCCTCGCCTCGGTACGCCTCGCCCGCAGCACGGCAGAGCAGAAGCCCGGCACGCTGTCCGGCGGCCAGCGCCAGCGCACGGCCATTGCGCGGGCCTTCGCCGGCCTGCCGCGGCTGGTGGTGCTGGACGAACCGACCTCGGCGCTCGACGTCTCGGTGCAGGCGACGGTGCTCAACCTGCTCAACGATTTGCAGAAGAGCAAGGATACCGCCTATCTCTTCATCAGCCATGATCTCAGGGTCGTGCGCTACATGGCCGACCGGATTGGCGTGCTCTATCGCGGCCGCCTGGTCGAGACCGGCTCCTCCGACCAGATCTTTGCCGGCCCCAACCATCCCTACACGCAGATGCTGCTGGCGGCGTCTTCCAACGATGCGCAGGCGACGACAATCGCCGAAGCGCAAGCCGCCACCGAAGCTGCTCCTGGCGGCTGCGCCTTCGCCGGCCGCTGCCCGCTGGCGGACGCCGGCTGCCATGCCGCCGAGCCGGTGGCCAAGGAGATTGCATCAGGCCATTTCATCGCCTGCTGGAAGCGCGCCGGCTAACCGCTCTATCCGCCGAGATAAAGCCGGTGCAGTTCATCCGGCGACTTGAGCAGTTTCAGGCAGTCGCCGTCATGGACGACGCGGCCGCGCCGCATGACATAGGCGCGGTTGCCGATCGACAAAGCGAGCGCGGCAAACTGTTCGACCAGCAGCACCGCCAGGCCATTGTCGGCGAGCTTGCGCACCGCGCTCATCAGCCTTGTGACGATGACCGGCGCCAGGCCAGCCGACATCTCGTCGATGAGCAGCACTTTGGGCCGTGTCAGCAGCGCGCGGGCGATGACCAGCATCTGCTGCTCGCCGCCTGACAAAAGGCTCGCCTTCACTGTGCGCCGCTGCACCAGTTCGGGAAACAGCGCATAGGCCTCGCCAAGATCGGATCCCGGGTGCAGGCTCACCCGAAGATTCTCCTCGGTGGTGAGCTGGCGGAACACGGTGCGGCCCTGCTCGACATGGGCAAGGCCTTCGCGCGAGCGCACGCCGGGCCGTGCCTTCTGGATCTCGCGGCCGTCGATGGCGATCGAACCGCCGGCGACCGGGATGATGCCGGACAGGCCTTCGAGCAGCGTCGTCTTGCCGGCGCCGTTGGCGCCGAGCACGACGCTGATGGCACCGCTCTCGACGGCTATGTCGAGCGACGACACGACAGGCAATTCGGCGCGGTTGATCGAGAGGTTGGAAACGACGAGCTTGCTCATGCCGCCACGCTCTCTTCCTCGATGCCGAGATAGGCCTTCTTGACCGAACCCTGGTCGAGCACCTTGGCCGGCGGACCCGACGCGATGACGCGGCCGAAGTCGAGCACGGTCACCTCCGAACACACCGCCCGCACCAGATCCATATCGTGCTCGACCAGGAGCACTGCCGAACCGAACAATTTCGGAATTTCGGCGATGCGTTGCCCCAACCGCACGCTCTCCTCATGCGACTGCCCAGCGGCCGGTTCGTCGAGCAGCACCACCGCCGGCCGCGCCGCGACCACGCCAGCGACATCGAGCAGCCGCCTGGTGCCGGCATCGACCGAGACCACCAGCGTGTCTGGATCGGGACAATCGAGCCAGCCGAGGATCGCCTTGGTCTCGCTCGCAGACAGGCCCTTGGCCGCCAGCGCCAGATAGCCGCCGACCGTGAGTTCGGGCGCGATGCGGTTGGTCTGCCAGGTTCGGCGCACGCCGGCGCGGGCGCGCAGATGCGCCGGCATGCCTTCCAGCGGCTTGCCGCCGAGCGCGATGCCGCCTTCATAGCTCGACAGGAAGCCGGCGACGGCGTCGATGAAGGTCGATTTGCCCGCGCCATTCGGCCCGATCAGCCCGGCGACGGTACCGGCAGCAACCGTCGGGCTGACGCCGTCGAGCGCCACCACGCTGCCATAGCGTACGGTGAGTTTTTCAATGCTGAGCGCGGGACCAGCGGCGCGGCTGACCGGGCTCGGCAGATCGCTTGCCGGCGCCGATGCGGCCGCTTTCACACGCGCCGGCATGAGCTTGCGCAATTGCCGCCGAAAAGTTTCGCTCATCGTCTCGCCCGTCGACAGCGCCTGCGTGGCGCCGATGGCGAACAGCACATTGCCGATGTCCTGCGGCAGATCGAGCCGGCGCAGAATTTCCGGGAACATCACCACCAGCAAGCCGCCGATGATGGCGCCCTCGGCGAAATGCGCGCCGGTCATGACCGCCACGGCATAGAGCGACAGCGACTGCATCATGCTGAAATTCTCGGACACCAGCGTGCCGAGATAGCCGGCGAGCAGCCCGCCGGAAATGCCGGCGACAAAGGCCGAGATGGCGAAGGCCGAAAGCTTGGCGGTGGCGATGCTGACGCCATGTGCTGCCGCCGCGCGTTCGGAGTGGCGCACCGCCAGCCAGGACGCGCCGAGGCGCGAACGGCTGAGGATCTCCAGCACCACGGCAACTGCCACGTAGAACAGCAGCACGAAGACGAAATAACCCTCATCGCTGTCGAACAGCTCCGGCCGCGTCACTTGCAGGAAATCGGTCTGGCCGGGATAGGTCATGGTCGCCAGGATGGTGTCGAAGGCGGTGGCGAAGGACAGCGTGACGATGGCGAGGTTTATGCCGCGCAGCCTGAGCGCCGGCAGGCCGATGGCAACGCCGAGCGGCACCGCCGCCAGCCCGCCGATGAGGATCCACACGGGTAACCCGCCCGGCGCCTCGGCGAGGTTGAGGTAGCCGACGGTCCAGGCGCCGACGCCGGCGAACGACATCTGGCAGAGCGCGATCATGCCGGTGCGGCCGGCGACGAGGCCGAGGCTCTGCAGCGCGACGCCGGTGATCAGCACCGAGGTGGCCAGGAACACCCAGTAGGAGGGTAGCAGGCCAAGCAAGGCGACACTGCCGGCAAC contains these protein-coding regions:
- a CDS encoding nitrilotriacetate monooxygenase, with the translated sequence MSHMILSAFFFNPQGDHRMSWRHPRAPGREVLDFDYYRELVQAAERARIDTIFVADHVSIWDSVKSGVAHYANARLEPLTLLSALAGVTKHIGLITTASSSYSEPYNVARMFASLDHISKGRASWNVVTSAMDEEARNFGRDGNIEHAFRYERAGEFLDIVKALWDSWEDESLLIDKETGYFADPDKVHPIDHKGKHFKVRGPLNVSRPPQGHPLIVQAGSSEDGKNFATAQADAHFAIYSTREDGIKYRQDINERLARHGRRPESFKILPGILPIVAASEAEGRDKQEYLQSLLPDQVGIDLLSSWSGIDLSAYPPDGPLPPLPDESTFNGGRTSLNRVKQWSKQNLSLRDIARKLANSGSVPTVAGTPKQIADQLEDWFVAGAADGFNLMFPLLPEDWVNFAEQVVPELQRRGLVPTEYAPGTLRDRFGLARPTNRFAEQRANARAVS
- a CDS encoding peptide ABC transporter ATP-binding protein, giving the protein MPLIVARAESGFRSPMSSVLNVEHLSVSYRGARHIHRAVDDISLRIGQGEALGLVGESGSGKSSVALAVLRYLPKHARVEAAQLAFENREIRDLSADRLRRLRGDRIAAVYQHPGSALNPSMTIGGQITETILRHRPMHHDEALGRAAQLLGRVRVANPERVLRLYPHELSGGMQQRANIAIAIALDPVLLVMDEPTTALDASVQSEIIAILDDLRRQHRTSILLISHDINLIRRSCDRVSVMQAGSIVETGAAEEVFDNPRHAYTRALVAAIPTLNRTKRDGRLAEDASPVDLVSDVPAGEQAESTRPALRREVAVSCRGIKQSFGGQPVLHGIDLDIASGETFGLIGESGSGKSTLARIVTGLQPPTAGSVELFGKTVAPLVERRQPSERRDVQMVFQSPDRTLNPRQRISRILGRPLRRLAGLPRRAVPQRVGDLLASVRLARSTAEQKPGTLSGGQRQRTAIARAFAGLPRLVVLDEPTSALDVSVQATVLNLLNDLQKSKDTAYLFISHDLRVVRYMADRIGVLYRGRLVETGSSDQIFAGPNHPYTQMLLAASSNDAQATTIAEAQAATEAAPGGCAFAGRCPLADAGCHAAEPVAKEIASGHFIACWKRAG
- a CDS encoding branched-chain amino acid ABC transporter ATP-binding protein, translated to MSKLVVSNLSINRAELPVVSSLDIAVESGAISVVLGANGAGKTTLLEGLSGIIPVAGGSIAIDGREIQKARPGVRSREGLAHVEQGRTVFRQLTTEENLRVSLHPGSDLGEAYALFPELVQRRTVKASLLSGGEQQMLVIARALLTRPKVLLIDEMSAGLAPVIVTRLMSAVRKLADNGLAVLLVEQFAALALSIGNRAYVMRRGRVVHDGDCLKLLKSPDELHRLYLGG
- a CDS encoding predicted protein; this translates as MKRASLKASLIVIAAALVAGSVALLGLLPSYWVFLATSVLITGVALQSLGLVAGRTGMIALCQMSFAGVGAWTVGYLNLAEAPGGLPVWILIGGLAAVPLGVAIGLPALRLRGINLAIVTLSFATAFDTILATMTYPGQTDFLQVTRPELFDSDEGYFVFVLLFYVAVAVVLEILSRSRLGASWLAVRHSERAAAAHGVSIATAKLSAFAISAFVAGISGGLLAGYLGTLVSENFSMMQSLSLYAVAVMTGAHFAEGAIIGGLLVVMFPEILRRLDLPQDIGNVLFAIGATQALSTGETMSETFRRQLRKLMPARVKAAASAPASDLPSPVSRAAGPALSIEKLTVRYGSVVALDGVSPTVAAGTVAGLIGPNGAGKSTFIDAVAGFLSSYEGGIALGGKPLEGMPAHLRARAGVRRTWQTNRIAPELTVGGYLALAAKGLSASETKAILGWLDCPDPDTLVVSVDAGTRRLLDVAGVVAARPAVVLLDEPAAGQSHEESVRLGQRIAEIPKLFGSAVLLVEHDMDLVRAVCSEVTVLDFGRVIASGPPAKVLDQGSVKKAYLGIEEESVAA